A genomic stretch from Methanomassiliicoccales archaeon includes:
- a CDS encoding zinc-ribbon domain-containing protein, with protein sequence MSFTEELKKQLAAFKKKKYALPMVIVLTFIVSAVLLLFLWYYLCFISIAIALIAYGLPKYFGLTNRKKLAIFGIVLFLVLGISFGIKSYYDFTGYGGDVVSSENGFLVNGTVTPYRGNASTVYHFEVTLINGTNESSVQVNITDLWTYTSPLIINMTPLQEVDNGYVFSTDVALWEGVFEYQFSSNGTKTYWGFGPLSIPDDILFQQLLYTRLLIVFLQIGVLFYLILALSWWMDTSKARREQIRKEREEKGKIDDKKALDKERETGKASKGKTVEKFVCSECGAEVPPDAKKCPQCGEPFEDEEDEMICADCGAKVKQSDKKCWNCGKEFKD encoded by the coding sequence ATGAGTTTTACGGAAGAACTAAAAAAACAACTTGCGGCTTTTAAGAAAAAGAAGTATGCACTTCCTATGGTCATCGTTTTGACATTTATTGTATCAGCTGTACTTCTTTTATTCCTATGGTATTATCTCTGCTTTATTTCAATCGCAATCGCGCTGATCGCCTACGGTCTTCCCAAGTATTTTGGATTGACCAATCGCAAGAAGCTGGCAATTTTCGGAATCGTCTTATTTTTGGTTCTTGGAATTTCTTTCGGTATTAAGAGTTATTATGATTTCACCGGATATGGAGGAGATGTCGTAAGTTCCGAAAATGGATTTCTTGTGAATGGGACTGTGACGCCATACCGCGGAAATGCATCAACAGTTTATCATTTCGAGGTCACTCTAATCAATGGAACAAACGAAAGTAGTGTGCAAGTTAACATCACAGATCTTTGGACATATACTTCGCCTCTAATCATTAACATGACACCGTTACAAGAGGTCGACAATGGATATGTTTTTTCGACGGATGTTGCACTCTGGGAAGGGGTCTTTGAGTATCAATTCTCTTCGAATGGAACCAAGACTTACTGGGGTTTCGGTCCTCTTAGCATTCCTGATGATATTTTGTTTCAGCAACTTCTTTACACTCGTCTTCTGATCGTTTTCCTTCAGATTGGTGTTCTTTTCTACCTGATTCTCGCCTTATCATGGTGGATGGATACCTCAAAAGCGAGAAGGGAACAAATCAGAAAAGAGAGAGAAGAAAAAGGGAAGATTGATGACAAAAAGGCTTTAGATAAGGAAAGAGAAACAGGGAAAGCTAGCAAAGGAAAAACGGTGGAAAAATTCGTTTGTTCTGAATGTGGTGCTGAAGTCCCTCCCGATGCAAAGAAATGTCCTCAGTGCGGAGAGCCTTTCGAGGATGAGGAAGATGAAATGATATGCGCTGATTGCGGAGCAAAAGTTAAGCAGTCAGACAAGAAATGCTGGAATTGCGGCAAGGAATTCAAGGATTGA